One Brassica napus cultivar Da-Ae chromosome C4, Da-Ae, whole genome shotgun sequence genomic region harbors:
- the LOC106429378 gene encoding probable rhamnogalacturonate lyase B, translating to MERLEGWPDVDMDQIRIVFKLNHTIFNFMAISDDRQRSMPSMADRNHAMQLAYKEAVLLTNPRNPMFKGEVDDKYMYSMEDKDNNVHGWISSEPPVGFWMITPSDEFRLGGPIKQDLTSHARPITLSMFTSTHYAGKEMRMGYRNGEPWKKVFGPVLAYLNSVSPNASTLRLWRDAKRQMAEEVKSWPFDFVHSEDYPLSNQRGTIQGQFYIKDSYVSRLNIYGKFAFVGLAPVGEAGSWQTESKGYQFWTKADRKGRFVIENVRAGNYSLYAWGIGFIGDYKYEQNITITPGSEMNVGPIVYEPPRNGPTLWEIGVPDRTAGEFYIPDPYPTLMNNLYVNPLQDRFRQYGLWDCYSDLYPENDLVYTIGLSNYRRDWFFAHVTRNVGNNTYQPTTWQIIFNLQNLNRVGLYTLRVALASAADSELQVRINDPESDHIFTTGLIGKDNAIARHGIHGLYRLYSIDVAGNLLGAGDNTIYLTQSRSTTPFQGVMYDYIRLESPFRT from the exons ATGGAGAGGTTAGAAGGCTGGCCCGACGTGGACATGGACCAAATTAGAATCGTATTCAAGCTCAACCACACAAT ATTTAATTTCATGGCAATATCTGATGACCGGCAGAGAAGCATGCCGTCCATGGCAGATCGGAACCATGCTATGCAATTAGCTTATAAAGAAGCTGTTCTTTTGACAAATCCAAGGAACCCTATGTTCAAAGGAGAG GTAGACGATAAGTATATGTACTCAATGGAAGACAAAGATAACAACGTTCATGGTTGGATCTCGTCGGAGCCACCGGTTGGGTTTTGGATGATAACTCCAAGCGATGAGTTCCGACTTGGTGGGCCGATCAAGCAAGACCTGACTTCTCACGCGAGACCAATCACCCTCTCC ATGTTTACGAGCACGCACTACGCGGGAAAAGAGATGAGAATGGGCTACAGAAATGGAGAACCATGGAAGAAGGTGTTTGGACCTGTGTTGGCTTATCTAAACTCTGTCTCTCCCAATGCTTCCACTCTTCGTCTATGGAGAGATGCCAAACGACAG ATGGCTGAAGAGGTCAAAAGCTGGCCTTTTGATTTTGTACATTCAGAAGATTACCCTCTTAGTAATCAAAGAGGAACAATCCAAGGGCAGTTCTATATCAAAGATAG TTACGTGTCAAGGTTAAATATATATGGGAAATTTGCTTTTGTTGGTTTGGCACCAGTTGGTGAAGCCGGTTCATGGCAAACCGAATCCAAG gGGTATCAGTTCTGGACGAAAGCTGACAGAAAAGGGAGATTCGTTATAGAGAATGTGAGGGCAGGCAACTATAGTCTCTACGCCTGGGGTATAGGTTTTATTGGTGACTACAAATATGAGCAAAACATTACCATCACGCCAG GTAGCGAGATGAACGTAGGGCCCATAGTGTATGAGCCGCCGAGAAATGGTCCAACGTTGTGGGAAATCGGTGTACCGGACCGAACAGCCGGAGAATTCTATATACCGGATCCTTATCCTACACTTATGAACAACCTCTACGTTAATCCACTTCAAGACAG ATTCAGGCAATATGGATTATGGGATTGTTACTCAGATTTATACCCAGAAAACGATCTTGTCTATACAATCGGTCTAAGTAATTACAGAAGAGATTGGTTCTTTGCACATGTTACCAG AAACGTTGGAAACAATACATACCAACCAACGACATGGCAAATCATATTCAACTTACAGAATTTGAACCGGGTCGGACTCTACACACTCCGAGTAGCTCTAGCCTCAGCCGCTGATTCAGAACTACAAGTTCGGATCAACGATCCAGAATCCGATCATATTTTTACGACTGGTTTAATCGGAAAAGACAATGCGATTGCTAGACATGGGATTCATGGGTTATATAGATTGTACAGTATCGATGTTGCGGGAAACTTACTAGGCGCTGGTGATAACACGATATATTTAACTCAATCGAGAAGTACAACACCATTTCAAGGTGTTATGTATGATTATATTCGTCTTGAAAGTCCTTTTAGAACTTGA